A single region of the Candidatus Poribacteria bacterium genome encodes:
- the tatC gene encoding twin-arginine translocase subunit TatC, which translates to MESTEVNEVAMTFWEHLEELRRRIIISAIAIAVFTVLSLSFSKPIEKVIKFPLGTSMNTLIANAIEAMAGTEGSILGFFALALRSGTSRVDAILMKVGPLEGIMAYLKLGITTGILLALPIIIYHIWAFVFPALNRAERRFAMPLFLIIVVFFIFGAAFAYFIVTPVVLQFSAQLLPELPNMWDLEKYINFVTRLILGFGIAFELPIVMAFLSRIGVIDARGFREKQSYALLGICVMSALLTPADPGSMLLMAIPLFVLYQLGIFFAYLVEKEAEI; encoded by the coding sequence ATGGAATCTACGGAAGTTAACGAAGTTGCAATGACCTTCTGGGAACATTTGGAGGAACTCCGGCGCCGAATTATTATTTCTGCTATTGCGATCGCCGTTTTTACAGTCTTAAGCTTATCTTTCAGCAAGCCCATTGAGAAGGTAATTAAGTTTCCACTTGGAACTTCGATGAACACGCTGATTGCGAATGCGATTGAGGCCATGGCAGGGACTGAGGGATCGATACTCGGGTTTTTCGCACTCGCTCTGCGATCTGGAACTTCCAGGGTCGACGCAATACTTATGAAGGTAGGTCCCTTAGAAGGTATCATGGCGTACCTGAAATTAGGGATAACCACTGGGATTTTGCTGGCACTGCCGATAATCATTTATCACATTTGGGCGTTCGTTTTTCCCGCACTGAATCGCGCGGAGCGGCGATTCGCGATGCCGCTGTTTTTGATTATCGTCGTGTTTTTTATTTTCGGTGCTGCTTTCGCATACTTTATTGTCACGCCGGTGGTCCTACAATTCTCCGCGCAGTTGCTTCCAGAGTTACCCAATATGTGGGATCTGGAAAAATATATTAACTTTGTAACTCGCTTAATCTTGGGATTCGGTATCGCCTTTGAGTTACCGATAGTGATGGCATTTCTGTCCCGTATCGGCGTCATTGATGCACGGGGCTTCCGGGAAAAGCAGAGTTACGCTTTATTAGGTATCTGTGTCATGTCAGCCCTCTTGACACCTGCCGATCCGGGTTCAATGTTGTTGATGGCGATACCACTCTTTGTTTTGTATCAACTCGGTATTTTCTTCGCATATCTCGTCGAAAAGGAGGCAGAAATATAA
- a CDS encoding TatA/E family twin arginine-targeting protein translocase has product MGGIGGMEIFIILVVALVIFGPKKLPEMGRSLGKAIREFKSAGSDLQDELTKAANEIDKESDPNIKPPKQS; this is encoded by the coding sequence ATGGGTGGAATCGGCGGAATGGAGATCTTTATAATCCTTGTGGTCGCACTCGTCATTTTTGGACCGAAAAAGTTGCCCGAAATGGGGCGTTCCCTCGGCAAAGCTATCCGAGAATTTAAAAGTGCGGGTAGTGATCTTCAAGATGAATTGACAAAAGCAGCAAATGAGATTGATAAAGAATCGGATCCGAACATTAAACCCCCAAAACAGTCTTGA